From one Holophagales bacterium genomic stretch:
- a CDS encoding rhomboid family intramembrane serine protease, whose amino-acid sequence MIPLRDTIPTRTVPLVNGALIVACVGVFLLQLLAGNGGEALVRTFGFVPARLFHPGNLGTGSLPMGALGLFSSMFLHGGFLHLAGNLLFFWIFGDNVEDALGHGRYLLFYLGCGAAAALLQGLFATASLVPMVGASGAIAGVLGAYFVLYPHARVVTLVPLFFLFPLVEVPAFLFLLLWFLLQFWQGSAALVTSGQPGAAAGGVAWWAHVGGFAAGIALLALLKPPRRPAPRYWIR is encoded by the coding sequence GTGATCCCGCTGCGCGACACCATCCCGACCCGTACCGTCCCGCTCGTCAACGGCGCTCTCATCGTGGCCTGCGTCGGCGTCTTCCTCCTGCAGCTCCTCGCCGGAAACGGAGGCGAGGCGCTCGTGAGGACCTTCGGCTTCGTCCCGGCGCGGCTGTTCCACCCGGGAAACCTGGGGACGGGGAGCCTTCCCATGGGAGCCCTCGGGCTCTTCAGCTCGATGTTCCTCCACGGCGGTTTTCTTCACCTTGCCGGGAACCTCCTCTTCTTCTGGATCTTCGGAGACAACGTCGAGGACGCTCTGGGCCACGGTCGTTACCTTCTCTTCTACCTCGGCTGCGGCGCAGCGGCGGCCCTTCTCCAGGGGCTGTTCGCCACGGCGTCGCTCGTACCGATGGTCGGTGCCTCGGGGGCGATCGCCGGCGTTCTCGGCGCGTACTTCGTCCTCTACCCGCACGCACGGGTCGTCACGCTCGTGCCCCTCTTCTTCCTCTTTCCTCTCGTCGAGGTCCCGGCCTTCCTCTTCCTCCTCCTCTGGTTCCTCCTCCAGTTCTGGCAGGGCTCCGCCGCGCTGGTCACCTCGGGGCAGCCGGGAGCGGCCGCGGGAGGTGTCGCCTGGTGGGCCCACGTCGGCGGGTTCGCGGCAGGGATCGCCCTGCTCGCCCTCCTGAAGCCCCCCAGACGCCCCGCGCCGCGGTACTGGATCCGGTAA
- a CDS encoding HU family DNA-binding protein: MAGKAEIVEAISKQTELSKKDATSAFEAFVDSISDNLKKGERVAVPGLGIFSVADRKARIGINPQTKAKIKIAASKVAKFKAGKDLKTLLNKKRK, translated from the coding sequence ATGGCCGGTAAAGCCGAGATCGTCGAGGCGATTTCCAAGCAGACGGAGCTGTCGAAGAAGGACGCGACGTCCGCATTCGAGGCCTTCGTGGACTCGATCAGCGACAACCTGAAGAAGGGCGAGCGCGTCGCCGTCCCGGGCCTCGGGATCTTCAGCGTGGCCGACCGCAAGGCCCGCATCGGTATCAACCCGCAGACGAAGGCGAAGATCAAGATCGCCGCGTCGAAGGTTGCCAAGTTCAAGGCCGGCAAGGACCTCAAGACCCTCCTCAACAAGAAGAGGAAGTAG
- a CDS encoding methionyl-tRNA formyltransferase — protein MRIVFFGSPDFAVPSLEALVAAGHEVVFAVSQPAKPVGRSAEVADPPLARRARELGIPVFQPQTLKDDVAVARLAEANADLFVVVAYGKILAQRVLDLPRLGCVNVHGSVLPRWRGASPVQAALLAGDAETGVSIMRMEAGMDTGGVFADLRTPIGADENAGGLSARLAEAGAALLVATLPRIASGEALAAPQADALATACPKIRREDGRADFTRPALELARRLRAFTPWPGLFAYRGGRRVKLLAARGTEGRRGATPGEVLAAGDEIVLACGEGALSVTTLQAEGRKPLGAGAFSRGERVVAGEVWS, from the coding sequence ATGCGCATCGTCTTCTTCGGCTCCCCCGATTTCGCCGTTCCTTCGCTCGAGGCCCTCGTCGCCGCGGGTCACGAGGTCGTCTTCGCCGTGTCCCAGCCGGCGAAGCCTGTGGGGCGATCGGCCGAGGTCGCCGACCCTCCGCTCGCGCGGCGTGCCCGAGAGCTCGGGATTCCGGTGTTCCAGCCGCAGACCCTGAAAGACGACGTGGCCGTGGCGCGGCTCGCGGAAGCGAACGCGGACCTCTTCGTCGTCGTCGCGTACGGGAAGATCCTCGCGCAGCGCGTCCTCGACCTGCCCCGTCTCGGGTGCGTCAACGTCCACGGCTCGGTCCTCCCGCGGTGGCGCGGCGCCTCGCCGGTCCAGGCGGCGCTCCTTGCGGGCGACGCGGAGACGGGCGTCTCGATCATGCGGATGGAGGCGGGGATGGACACGGGCGGGGTCTTCGCGGACCTGAGGACGCCGATCGGCGCGGACGAGAACGCCGGTGGGCTCTCCGCGCGACTGGCCGAAGCCGGGGCGGCTCTCCTCGTCGCGACCCTCCCGCGGATCGCCTCCGGCGAGGCCCTGGCCGCCCCTCAGGCCGACGCGCTCGCGACCGCCTGCCCGAAGATTCGCCGCGAGGACGGACGGGCCGACTTCACGCGCCCCGCGCTCGAGCTCGCCCGCAGGCTGCGCGCCTTTACGCCGTGGCCCGGCCTCTTCGCGTATCGCGGCGGGCGGCGAGTGAAGCTCCTGGCGGCCCGCGGGACGGAAGGCCGAAGGGGAGCGACCCCGGGAGAGGTGCTTGCGGCCGGGGACGAGATCGTCCTCGCGTGCGGCGAAGGGGCACTCTCGGTGACGACCCTGCAGGCCGAGGGGCGCAAGCCTCTCGGCGCCGGCGCCTTCTCTCGTGGCGAGCGGGTCGTGGCGGGAGAGGTCTGGTCGTGA
- a CDS encoding DNA translocase FtsK 4TM domain-containing protein has translation MTDSSHRPEAPHRRRDEFLGILVVAAGLLLVASLLSYDPADPSLFSSVADPDARPGNWAGRVGASFADATLQFFGFAAFALPIVVLGLGLARLRSRALGAWGTKALGLLVVLLTAAPLFHLALGRPQLLGGSLGAGGFVGDLLAGAFVAALNPPGAVIALSAGLLIGVLLVASLSLGEALRGAAVRASASFSDWKVEREKKRQVEEKERTRRAVVQKHLERAREAPPEVEQEEEPGGEVVTIPSLATLRVRERSGSGQFSIRRAAGSGDVSGGEGSATTASVPASAPARPVTVSRPAQLKKVETPPQRVLPFPSPKESNGWIFPPEKLLRSAVKRDREKSREEFQQTMELIAAKCLEFGVEGVVDSYRPGPVVTTYEFKPSAGVKVAQVSGLENDLALALAAEKVRIERIPGRAAIGIEVPNRNRDLISLREVIESEKFKRSPSLLTIALGIDVEGNPVVADLARMPHLLVAGMTGAGKSVGVNGMITSILYKARPDEVKFIFVDPKMNDMKDYDDLPHLLVPVVVDPKKAANALKWAVDEMEGRYKLLSEWPGVRNIEQYNAAIRDPEALAEVREKIGEKLKADGPDGTISPMPYIVVVIDELADLMMTAPKDIEESVARLAQKARAVGIHLILATQRPSVDVITGTIKANLPCRIAYTTRTKIDARTILDATGAEALLLMGDMLFLPPGTSYLQRVHGGFVSGEEIKDICRFLKKQAKPIYDESVTAEREPVMEAGGRGGKANPDDADPMYEQAARLVVRERMASISFLQRRLEIGFSRAGKLIDMMQRDGIVGPPSGGAKSREVLMPPDYYDDVDRQPR, from the coding sequence ATGACCGACAGCTCCCACAGGCCCGAAGCCCCGCACCGCCGGCGCGACGAGTTCCTCGGAATTCTCGTCGTGGCGGCCGGGCTCCTCCTCGTCGCGTCGCTTCTCTCCTACGACCCGGCCGATCCGTCGCTCTTCTCGTCCGTCGCCGACCCCGACGCCCGCCCCGGAAACTGGGCGGGGCGCGTCGGCGCTTCCTTCGCCGACGCGACGCTCCAGTTCTTCGGCTTCGCGGCCTTCGCCCTGCCGATCGTCGTCCTCGGGCTCGGCCTGGCGCGGCTGCGCTCCCGCGCCCTCGGGGCCTGGGGGACGAAGGCGCTGGGGCTCCTCGTCGTCCTCCTCACCGCCGCGCCTCTCTTCCACCTCGCTCTCGGGCGCCCCCAGCTCCTCGGCGGCAGCCTGGGCGCCGGCGGCTTCGTGGGGGACCTCCTCGCGGGCGCGTTCGTCGCCGCCCTCAACCCGCCCGGCGCCGTCATCGCGCTGTCGGCCGGCCTCCTCATCGGCGTCCTCCTCGTCGCGTCGCTTTCGCTCGGAGAGGCGCTGCGCGGCGCGGCCGTGCGCGCCTCGGCGAGCTTCTCGGACTGGAAGGTCGAACGGGAGAAGAAGAGGCAGGTCGAGGAGAAGGAGCGGACGCGCAGGGCCGTGGTGCAGAAACACCTCGAAAGGGCGCGCGAGGCGCCCCCCGAGGTAGAACAGGAAGAGGAACCGGGCGGCGAGGTCGTCACCATTCCCTCGCTCGCGACGCTTCGCGTCCGAGAGAGGAGCGGCTCGGGGCAGTTCTCCATCCGGCGCGCGGCGGGCTCCGGGGACGTCTCGGGCGGCGAGGGGAGCGCGACGACGGCCTCCGTTCCCGCGTCCGCGCCCGCCCGCCCGGTCACGGTGTCGCGCCCCGCGCAGCTGAAGAAGGTGGAGACGCCGCCCCAGCGCGTCCTCCCGTTCCCCTCGCCGAAGGAATCGAACGGCTGGATCTTTCCGCCCGAGAAGCTCCTGCGCTCCGCCGTGAAGAGGGACCGCGAGAAGTCGCGCGAGGAGTTCCAGCAGACGATGGAGCTCATCGCCGCCAAGTGCCTCGAGTTCGGCGTCGAGGGCGTCGTCGACAGCTACCGGCCGGGGCCCGTCGTCACGACCTACGAGTTCAAGCCCTCGGCGGGCGTCAAGGTCGCGCAGGTCTCCGGCCTCGAGAACGACCTCGCCCTCGCGCTGGCGGCCGAGAAGGTCCGCATCGAGCGGATCCCGGGCCGGGCCGCGATCGGCATCGAGGTGCCGAACCGGAACCGCGACCTCATCTCGCTGCGCGAGGTGATCGAGAGCGAGAAGTTCAAGAGGTCCCCCTCGCTCCTGACGATCGCCCTCGGCATCGACGTCGAGGGGAATCCCGTCGTCGCCGACCTCGCGCGGATGCCCCACCTCCTCGTCGCCGGCATGACGGGTGCCGGCAAGAGCGTCGGCGTGAACGGGATGATCACGTCGATCCTCTACAAGGCGCGCCCCGACGAGGTGAAGTTCATCTTCGTCGACCCGAAGATGAACGACATGAAGGACTACGACGACCTGCCGCACCTCCTCGTGCCGGTGGTCGTCGACCCGAAGAAGGCGGCGAACGCCCTGAAGTGGGCCGTGGACGAGATGGAGGGGCGCTACAAGCTCCTCTCCGAGTGGCCCGGCGTCCGCAACATCGAGCAGTACAACGCCGCGATCCGCGACCCCGAGGCCCTCGCCGAGGTGAGGGAGAAGATCGGCGAGAAGCTGAAGGCCGACGGGCCCGACGGCACCATCTCGCCGATGCCCTACATCGTCGTCGTCATCGACGAGCTCGCCGACCTGATGATGACCGCCCCGAAGGACATCGAGGAGTCGGTCGCGCGGCTCGCCCAGAAGGCGCGCGCCGTCGGCATCCACCTCATCCTGGCGACGCAGCGTCCCTCGGTCGACGTCATCACCGGGACGATCAAGGCGAACCTCCCCTGCCGCATCGCCTACACGACCCGGACGAAGATCGACGCGCGGACGATCCTCGACGCCACCGGCGCCGAGGCGCTCCTCCTGATGGGGGACATGCTCTTCCTCCCGCCCGGGACGTCGTACCTGCAGCGCGTGCACGGCGGCTTCGTCTCGGGCGAGGAGATCAAGGACATCTGCCGCTTCCTGAAGAAGCAGGCCAAGCCGATCTACGACGAGTCCGTCACGGCCGAGCGGGAGCCCGTGATGGAGGCCGGCGGCCGGGGCGGAAAGGCGAACCCCGACGACGCCGACCCGATGTACGAGCAGGCGGCGCGCCTCGTCGTCCGCGAGCGGATGGCCTCGATCTCGTTCCTGCAGCGGCGGCTCGAGATCGGCTTCTCCCGCGCGGGCAAGCTCATCGACATGATGCAGCGCGACGGCATCGTCGGCCCGCCGAGCGGGGGGGCCAAGAGCCGCGAGGTGCTCATGCCGCCCGACTACTACGACGACGTCGATCGCCAGCCGCGCTGA
- a CDS encoding undecaprenyl-diphosphate phosphatase, with product MSVTFWQAILLGALQGLTEFLPVSSSAHLILAQRLLPGFSQPGILFDVMLHVGTLVAVVVYFREKIGGLLRGAVSRDPASRRASWKMALMLAVSVGLTGALTLPLKQFALDGMDNLPRMGVALLATSLLLAGAQAVGARRGEGGRSLEEMRVRDAVLIGAFQSFSALFRGLSRSGNTISMGLFAGLSRRAAAEYAFLLSVPTILAAALVENVSEYRATGHLVTAGSHVGVYLSGMVVAALVGYVAVAALLRLVVSMKLQPFIVYTALLGIAVLAAGLL from the coding sequence ATGTCGGTCACGTTCTGGCAGGCGATCCTGCTGGGGGCCTTGCAGGGTCTGACCGAGTTCCTGCCGGTCTCCTCGAGCGCCCACCTCATCCTCGCCCAGAGGCTGCTGCCGGGTTTCTCCCAGCCCGGAATCCTCTTCGACGTGATGCTCCACGTCGGGACGCTCGTCGCGGTCGTCGTCTATTTCCGCGAGAAGATCGGCGGCCTGCTGCGCGGCGCGGTGTCGCGCGATCCGGCGTCCCGGCGCGCCTCCTGGAAGATGGCCCTGATGCTCGCGGTCTCCGTCGGGCTCACGGGGGCGCTGACCCTTCCGCTGAAGCAGTTCGCCCTCGACGGGATGGACAACCTCCCGAGGATGGGCGTGGCCCTTCTCGCCACGTCGCTCCTGCTCGCCGGAGCGCAGGCGGTCGGCGCGAGGCGCGGCGAGGGAGGCCGGTCGCTCGAGGAGATGCGCGTGCGGGACGCGGTGCTGATCGGCGCCTTCCAGTCCTTCTCCGCCCTCTTCCGGGGGCTCTCGCGCTCGGGGAACACGATCTCGATGGGCCTCTTTGCGGGACTGTCGCGGCGGGCGGCGGCCGAGTACGCCTTCCTTCTCTCGGTTCCGACGATCCTCGCCGCGGCCCTCGTCGAGAACGTCAGCGAGTACCGCGCAACCGGGCACCTCGTGACGGCCGGCAGCCACGTCGGCGTCTACCTCTCGGGGATGGTGGTCGCCGCCCTCGTCGGGTACGTCGCGGTCGCGGCCCTCCTGCGCCTCGTCGTCTCCATGAAGCTCCAGCCGTTCATCGTCTACACCGCGCTGCTCGGCATCGCGGTCCTCGCCGCGGGCCTCCTCTGA
- the rsmA gene encoding ribosomal RNA small subunit methyltransferase A, translated as MRPSRRPRLGQNFLSSPRTAGRIVDALAPEAGCWVLEVGPGRGALTRPLLSRGVRVLAVEIDGLLAGRLTAELGCEELRVIQADALRFDPAVALAEAGAAPPVPLVANLPYESATPMVRAFARRPDLFSRLVVMVQREVAERICGRPGDDGYGFLSVDVALHAKARRLFDVPPGDFTPRPKVVSSVVELVPSAAPEGAAAAIAVASAGFAVRRKTLTNALGAAWGREAAAAAVAAAGLLPTARAEELGPEAFLGLARLLGPRPGTAPGR; from the coding sequence GTGAGACCGTCAAGGAGACCCCGGCTCGGTCAGAACTTCCTGTCGAGCCCCCGGACGGCGGGGCGGATTGTCGACGCGCTCGCCCCCGAGGCGGGCTGCTGGGTCCTCGAGGTCGGTCCCGGCCGGGGCGCCCTCACGCGCCCGCTCCTCTCGCGCGGGGTCCGCGTCCTGGCGGTGGAGATCGACGGGCTCCTCGCCGGCCGGCTGACGGCGGAGCTCGGTTGCGAGGAGCTTCGGGTGATCCAGGCGGATGCCCTGCGCTTCGACCCGGCCGTGGCTCTCGCCGAAGCGGGCGCGGCGCCACCGGTCCCCCTCGTCGCGAACCTGCCGTACGAGTCTGCGACGCCGATGGTACGGGCCTTCGCCCGCCGCCCGGACCTCTTCTCGCGGCTCGTGGTGATGGTGCAGCGCGAGGTGGCGGAGCGGATCTGCGGCCGCCCCGGAGACGACGGTTACGGCTTTCTCTCGGTCGACGTGGCGCTGCACGCGAAAGCCAGGCGCCTCTTCGACGTCCCGCCGGGGGACTTCACGCCCCGGCCGAAGGTCGTCTCCTCCGTGGTCGAGCTCGTCCCGTCTGCAGCGCCCGAAGGGGCCGCGGCGGCGATCGCCGTCGCGTCGGCCGGCTTCGCGGTGCGGCGCAAGACGCTGACGAACGCCCTGGGCGCGGCGTGGGGGCGCGAGGCCGCGGCGGCGGCGGTGGCCGCGGCGGGTCTCCTGCCGACGGCACGGGCGGAAGAGCTCGGACCTGAGGCATTTCTCGGCCTGGCGCGCCTCCTCGGACCGCGCCCCGGAACCGCTCCGGGCCGCTGA
- the trxA gene encoding thioredoxin, translating into MAGNVQEFTAASFDQVVLKSDKPVLVDFWAVWCGPCRQVAPVVEALAGKWGETVKVGKVNVDDHPSIAEKYNIMSIPTLILFKDGAVVERVIGFASQAALEQKFQQYVA; encoded by the coding sequence ATGGCAGGAAACGTCCAGGAGTTCACCGCCGCGAGCTTCGACCAGGTGGTGCTCAAGAGCGACAAGCCCGTTCTCGTCGATTTCTGGGCCGTCTGGTGCGGCCCGTGCCGCCAGGTGGCCCCTGTCGTCGAGGCCCTGGCCGGAAAATGGGGCGAGACGGTCAAGGTCGGCAAGGTCAACGTCGACGACCACCCGTCGATCGCCGAGAAGTACAACATCATGTCGATCCCGACACTGATTCTTTTCAAGGACGGCGCCGTCGTCGAGCGCGTCATCGGCTTCGCCTCCCAGGCCGCCCTCGAGCAGAAGTTCCAGCAGTACGTCGCCTGA
- a CDS encoding MoxR family ATPase: MSIAPTDAAALTERIRESSLAVSALLAEVRKVIVGQPKMVERLVIGLLADGHVLLEGVPGLAKTLAVRTLARGLDASFSRIQFTPDLLPADLIGTLVFNPKTQEFVARRGPVFAHIVLADEINRAPAKVQSALLEAMQERQVTIGDETMPLPKPFLVLATQNPIEQEGTYPLPEAQIDRFLMKLRVGYPTKAEERQILDRMGDATETRASATVRPVLTPAQIEGLQQLVRELYADERIKGYLVELVAATREPRAYGLPELADFVQYGASPRATLALLSTARAHAFLQGRGYVIPEDVKEVAPDVLRHRVLLSYEAEAENVSSDQVVSRILERIEVP, from the coding sequence ATGAGCATTGCCCCCACCGACGCGGCCGCCCTCACCGAGAGAATCCGGGAAAGCTCCCTCGCCGTCTCCGCCCTCCTTGCGGAGGTGCGAAAGGTCATCGTCGGCCAGCCCAAGATGGTCGAGCGGCTCGTCATAGGCCTCCTGGCCGACGGCCACGTCCTCCTCGAGGGGGTCCCGGGGCTCGCCAAGACGCTCGCCGTCCGGACCCTCGCCCGCGGGCTCGACGCGAGCTTCTCGCGCATCCAGTTCACGCCCGACCTGCTGCCGGCCGACCTCATCGGGACGCTCGTCTTCAATCCCAAGACCCAGGAGTTCGTCGCGCGGCGCGGGCCGGTCTTCGCCCACATCGTCCTCGCCGACGAGATCAACCGCGCCCCGGCCAAGGTCCAGTCGGCCCTCCTCGAAGCGATGCAGGAACGGCAGGTCACGATCGGCGACGAGACGATGCCGCTCCCGAAGCCGTTCCTCGTCCTGGCGACGCAGAACCCGATCGAGCAGGAGGGGACCTACCCGCTTCCCGAGGCGCAGATCGACCGCTTCCTGATGAAGCTCAGGGTCGGTTACCCGACGAAGGCCGAGGAGCGCCAGATCCTCGACCGGATGGGAGACGCGACGGAGACCCGCGCCTCGGCCACGGTCCGTCCCGTCCTGACGCCGGCCCAGATCGAAGGGCTCCAGCAGCTCGTCCGCGAGCTCTACGCCGACGAGCGGATCAAGGGCTACCTCGTCGAGCTCGTCGCGGCGACCCGCGAGCCGCGGGCTTACGGCCTGCCCGAGCTCGCCGACTTCGTCCAGTACGGCGCCTCTCCCCGAGCCACCCTCGCGCTCCTCTCGACCGCCCGCGCCCACGCCTTCCTCCAGGGCCGCGGGTACGTCATCCCCGAGGACGTCAAGGAAGTCGCCCCGGACGTCCTGCGCCACCGGGTCCTCCTCTCGTACGAGGCCGAGGCGGAGAACGTCTCGAGCGACCAGGTCGTCTCCCGCATCCTCGAGCGGATCGAAGTTCCTTAG
- a CDS encoding DUF58 domain-containing protein — translation MLPREIVKKIQRIRITTNRLVDAGLGGEYHSVFRGRGMEFSEVRAYVPGDDVRAIDWNVTARTGVPHVKKFVEERDLTTLLVVDLSRSQEFGSRFLTKRALMAELAGLLAFAAVKNNDRVGALLFTDRLERFIPPRKGFDHALAILRDALVQPMKGTRTDLALALKTAASLLKQRAVVFVLSDFLAADYEKPLKILRRRHDVVAMPITDPLETALPARGLVRLRDAETGLTRVFDAGDPAFRAAWQKRGRPFPDPAEVFRSSGVDSIPLSTDAPYERALVRFFKERERRRSAGR, via the coding sequence ATGCTCCCCCGCGAGATCGTCAAGAAGATCCAGAGGATCCGGATCACGACGAACCGGCTCGTCGACGCCGGGCTCGGCGGGGAGTACCACTCCGTCTTCCGCGGGCGCGGCATGGAGTTCTCGGAGGTCCGCGCCTACGTTCCCGGCGACGACGTGCGGGCCATCGACTGGAACGTCACGGCCCGGACCGGTGTCCCGCACGTGAAGAAGTTCGTCGAGGAGCGCGACCTCACCACCCTCCTCGTCGTCGACCTCTCCCGGTCGCAGGAGTTCGGCTCGCGATTCCTCACCAAGCGCGCCCTGATGGCCGAGCTCGCCGGCCTGCTGGCCTTCGCGGCCGTCAAGAACAACGACCGGGTCGGGGCCCTCCTCTTCACCGATCGCCTCGAGCGCTTCATCCCTCCCCGCAAGGGCTTCGACCACGCCCTCGCCATCCTGCGCGACGCCCTCGTCCAGCCGATGAAGGGGACGCGGACCGACCTCGCCCTCGCGCTGAAGACCGCCGCCTCGCTCCTCAAGCAGCGCGCCGTCGTCTTCGTCCTCTCCGACTTCCTCGCGGCCGACTACGAGAAGCCGCTGAAGATCCTGAGGCGCCGGCACGACGTCGTCGCCATGCCGATCACCGACCCGCTCGAGACGGCCCTCCCGGCGCGCGGCCTCGTGAGGCTGCGCGACGCCGAGACCGGCCTGACGCGCGTCTTCGATGCCGGCGACCCCGCCTTCCGCGCCGCGTGGCAGAAGCGCGGCCGCCCCTTCCCCGACCCGGCCGAGGTCTTCCGCTCGTCGGGCGTCGACTCGATCCCGCTCTCCACGGACGCCCCGTACGAGCGCGCGCTCGTTCGATTCTTCAAGGAGCGCGAGCGCAGGAGGTCGGCGGGCCGATGA
- a CDS encoding VWA domain-containing protein, whose product MSLLASLLPSGLSFRDPLFLLLLVALPIAIAFRIIRERRGDSALVVPTLAFVARVKPGWRVRFRHVPFVLGCLGFAGLVVALARPRVGLERTESWTEGVDIIVALDASGSMAAEDFKPKNRFFVAKAATRTFVEGRPQDRLGLIAFAGRSRTVVPLTTDRAMLLTRLAELKLGDQGDGTAIGMALGNSLARLGASKAKSKVVVLVTDGGNNAGEIDPDTAANVAKGLGIRVYTIGVGTAGGPVEIPVPVRDPDTGRVVERRVMAQIDVDEKLLGRIAETTGGRFFRATDPAGLAETYAEIDRLEKTEVKTTTFTRWRETFPRVAIPAAALLAMAAGLALFAFPVAPR is encoded by the coding sequence ATGAGCCTCCTGGCCTCGCTCCTCCCGTCCGGTCTCTCCTTCCGCGACCCGCTCTTCCTCCTGCTCCTCGTCGCCCTCCCGATCGCGATCGCCTTTCGGATCATCCGCGAGCGCAGGGGCGACTCCGCCCTCGTCGTCCCGACGCTCGCCTTCGTGGCGCGCGTGAAGCCGGGCTGGCGCGTGAGGTTCCGGCACGTCCCGTTCGTCCTCGGCTGCCTCGGCTTCGCCGGGCTCGTCGTGGCGCTCGCCCGCCCCCGCGTCGGACTCGAGAGGACCGAGTCGTGGACCGAGGGCGTCGACATCATCGTCGCGCTCGACGCCTCGGGTTCCATGGCCGCCGAGGACTTCAAGCCGAAGAACCGGTTCTTCGTCGCCAAGGCCGCCACGCGCACCTTCGTCGAGGGGCGCCCGCAGGATCGCCTCGGCCTCATCGCCTTCGCCGGCCGGTCGCGGACCGTCGTCCCCCTGACGACCGACCGCGCGATGCTCCTCACCCGCCTCGCGGAGCTGAAGCTCGGCGACCAGGGAGACGGAACGGCGATCGGCATGGCCCTGGGAAACTCGCTCGCCCGGCTCGGAGCCTCGAAGGCGAAGTCGAAGGTGGTCGTCCTCGTGACCGACGGCGGGAACAACGCGGGGGAGATCGACCCCGACACGGCCGCAAACGTCGCGAAGGGGCTCGGCATCCGCGTCTACACGATCGGCGTCGGCACGGCCGGCGGCCCGGTGGAGATCCCGGTGCCGGTCCGGGACCCGGACACGGGGCGCGTCGTCGAGCGGCGGGTGATGGCACAGATCGACGTCGACGAGAAGCTCCTCGGCCGCATCGCCGAGACGACGGGCGGACGCTTCTTCCGCGCGACCGACCCCGCCGGCCTCGCAGAGACCTACGCCGAGATCGACCGCCTGGAGAAGACCGAGGTGAAGACGACGACCTTCACGCGCTGGCGCGAGACGTTCCCCCGTGTCGCGATTCCCGCGGCCGCGCTCCTCGCCATGGCCGCCGGGCTCGCGCTCTTCGCCTTCCCGGTGGCCCCGCGATGA